The following are encoded together in the Pedobacter sp. D749 genome:
- a CDS encoding Zn-dependent hydrolase, with translation MKNLHKSTLFLSAVAISVGALSSCTGNNKSNNEKAVVIQKDSLTNYVAQRLPIYERVKLTTNINDLSVNDRKILPLLIQAAEIMDQLYWKQAYPQRDSLLATIKDEKTRDFVNINYGPWDRLNNDKPFVVGVGPKPEGAFFYPYGTTKEAIEKSDLADKFGAYSVIQKDSTGKLSTVPYHVLYAAELQKASSLLKQAALIAEDTGLKKYLNLRADALVTDNFTASDYAWLDMKTNGLDIIIGPIENYEDKLFNARTSYEAYVLIKDKEWSKRLAKYVKMLPELQKNLPVAAKYKTETPGTDSELNAYDVVYYAGDCNAGSKTIAVNLPNDEKIQQEKGTRRSQLKNAMQAKFDKILVPISKELIEADQQQYIKFDAFFANVMFHEVAHGLGIKKTITGKGFVRAALKEQYSWLEEGKADILGLYMVTGLLKKGELTGDIKDYYTTFMAGILRSVRFGVSEAHGKANMQCFNYFQEKGAFERTAKGTYKVNFEKFATAMNDLSAFILTLQGNGDKAAVEKAQKEKAVIHAELQTDLERLTKKNIPVDVVFEQGVDVLGVK, from the coding sequence ATGAAGAATTTACACAAATCAACACTATTTTTATCAGCAGTGGCTATTTCAGTTGGCGCCTTATCGTCTTGTACTGGTAATAATAAATCTAATAATGAAAAGGCTGTGGTGATACAAAAAGATAGTCTTACCAATTATGTTGCTCAACGCTTACCCATTTACGAAAGGGTTAAATTAACTACTAATATTAATGATTTAAGTGTTAACGACCGTAAAATTTTGCCTTTGTTAATTCAGGCGGCAGAAATTATGGATCAGCTATATTGGAAACAAGCCTACCCACAAAGAGATAGCTTGCTGGCCACTATTAAAGATGAAAAAACACGCGATTTTGTTAATATCAATTATGGTCCGTGGGATAGATTAAATAACGATAAACCTTTTGTGGTAGGTGTTGGCCCCAAACCGGAAGGGGCATTCTTTTATCCATATGGGACTACAAAAGAAGCCATAGAGAAATCGGACCTTGCGGATAAATTCGGCGCATATTCTGTCATTCAAAAAGACAGCACCGGCAAATTATCAACCGTACCCTATCATGTATTATATGCCGCAGAATTACAAAAAGCAAGTTCATTGTTAAAACAGGCCGCTTTGATTGCTGAGGATACCGGCTTAAAAAAGTATTTAAACTTAAGGGCTGATGCTTTGGTAACAGATAATTTTACTGCAAGTGATTATGCCTGGTTAGATATGAAAACCAATGGTCTGGATATCATTATCGGCCCGATTGAAAATTACGAGGATAAACTCTTCAACGCACGTACCAGTTACGAAGCTTATGTTCTAATCAAAGATAAAGAGTGGAGTAAACGCCTGGCGAAGTATGTAAAAATGCTCCCGGAGTTACAGAAAAACCTGCCTGTAGCAGCAAAATATAAAACCGAAACACCTGGAACTGACTCGGAGTTAAATGCTTATGATGTGGTATATTATGCCGGCGATTGTAATGCCGGATCGAAAACCATTGCTGTTAATCTTCCAAACGACGAAAAAATTCAACAGGAAAAAGGCACGCGCCGTTCGCAGCTGAAAAATGCAATGCAAGCGAAATTCGATAAAATTCTGGTACCGATTTCAAAAGAATTAATAGAAGCAGATCAGCAACAATACATTAAGTTTGATGCTTTTTTTGCAAACGTAATGTTTCACGAAGTAGCGCATGGTTTAGGAATTAAAAAAACCATTACCGGAAAAGGTTTTGTACGTGCCGCATTAAAAGAACAATATAGCTGGCTGGAAGAAGGCAAAGCTGATATTTTAGGTTTATATATGGTAACCGGCTTACTTAAAAAAGGTGAGTTAACAGGTGATATAAAAGATTATTACACCACATTTATGGCTGGTATTTTACGCTCAGTTCGCTTTGGTGTTTCCGAAGCACATGGAAAAGCGAACATGCAGTGCTTTAATTATTTTCAGGAAAAAGGAGCTTTTGAGCGTACGGCTAAAGGCACTTACAAAGTAAACTTCGAAAAATTTGCAACGGCCATGAATGATTTAAGCGCATTTATTCTTACGCTTCAAGGTAATGGCGACAAAGCTGCGGTAGAAAAAGCACAAAAAGAAAAAGCGGTTATCCATGCAGAACTTCAAACAGATTTAGAACGGTTAACTAAAAAGAATATCCCTGTTGATGTTGTTTTCGAACAAGGTGTTGATGTACTCGGAGTAAAATAA
- a CDS encoding N-acetylmuramoyl-L-alanine amidase, with amino-acid sequence MLFSKSSKSLSISAFSLVLILSACGSSKYAATEKIYKEKVKDFSKIINTTPPVGQLYDSLEASNQEWIGSVNFGIRKPNFIVIHHTAQDSLAQTVKTFFSTKAGTSAHYVISRDGKVVHMVNDYLRANHAGVSKWGKDTDLNSSSIGIELDNNGLTDPWPDAQINSLLKLLATLKKTYGIPTANFIGHADIAPKRKNDPKNFPWKKLADKGFGYWYGDVLKNPPADFNTEMALKYIGYDTSNLPAAITAFKIHFIQSDITPTLTPVDVLVLYNVYMKY; translated from the coding sequence ATGTTATTTTCCAAGTCATCAAAATCATTATCTATTTCCGCTTTTTCTCTGGTACTCATTTTATCTGCCTGCGGAAGCAGCAAATACGCTGCAACAGAAAAAATCTATAAGGAAAAGGTGAAAGATTTTTCGAAAATAATAAACACTACGCCGCCTGTTGGTCAACTTTACGATTCTTTAGAAGCATCAAATCAGGAATGGATTGGTTCTGTAAATTTTGGGATACGTAAGCCAAATTTTATAGTGATTCACCATACCGCTCAGGATAGTTTGGCACAAACTGTTAAAACGTTTTTTTCCACTAAAGCTGGTACCAGCGCACATTATGTGATTAGTCGCGATGGAAAAGTAGTTCACATGGTTAACGATTACCTTCGGGCTAATCATGCTGGTGTGAGTAAATGGGGAAAAGATACCGACCTTAATTCTTCATCAATTGGTATAGAGCTGGATAATAATGGCTTAACAGATCCCTGGCCCGATGCTCAGATCAATAGCTTGTTAAAGTTGTTGGCGACTTTAAAGAAAACATACGGGATCCCTACCGCAAATTTTATTGGTCATGCTGATATTGCACCTAAACGTAAAAACGATCCAAAAAACTTCCCCTGGAAAAAACTGGCCGATAAAGGTTTTGGTTATTGGTATGGTGATGTGCTGAAAAACCCACCGGCAGATTTTAATACCGAAATGGCGCTAAAATATATTGGTTATGATACGAGTAACCTGCCTGCTGCAATTACTGCTTTTAAAATCCATTTTATCCAAAGTGATATTACGCCAACTTTAACGCCTGTAGATGTTTTGGTGCTTTATAATGTTTATATGAAATATTAG
- a CDS encoding glutamine--tRNA ligase/YqeY domain fusion protein, whose translation MSEEKSLNFIEEIVENDLNSGKYETLVTRFPPEPNGYLHIGHAKAICLNFGLTQKYGGYTNLRFDDTNPVTEKTEYVNSQQEDIRWLGFNWKNELYASDYFDALYSFAVKLIEKGLAYVDESSADEIAALKGTPTEPGQDSPYRNRSIEENLDLFTKMKNGEFPDGAYILRAKIDMASPNMLMRDPIIYRIKHAEHHRTGNKWCIYPMYDFAHGQSDSIENITHSICTLEYVSHRELYDWFIEKLDIFPSKQYEFARLNLTSTVMSKRKLLQLVNENLVNGWDDPRMPTISGLRRRGFTAKSIREFCERIGIAKRENLIELSLLEFCIREDLNKTANRVMAVLDPIKLVITNYEKGTEDLIGENNPEAEDGGGTRVIPFSNELWIEREDFMEVPAKKWFRLAPGAMVRLKFAYIVKCEDFVKDENGNVTEIRCTYIPESKSGNDTSGVNVKGTIHWVSAPHAKTAEIRLYDRLFTSETPDAEEGDFKDYLNPESLTVLPNVYIEPALADADLDGRYQFIRKGYFCLDKDSTADKLVFNRTVTLKDTFKKPN comes from the coding sequence ATGAGTGAAGAAAAGTCATTGAACTTTATTGAAGAAATTGTTGAGAACGACTTAAATAGTGGTAAGTATGAAACTTTGGTTACGCGTTTCCCGCCTGAACCTAATGGTTATTTACACATCGGCCACGCGAAAGCAATATGCTTAAATTTCGGACTAACACAAAAATACGGCGGCTATACCAATCTGCGTTTTGACGATACCAATCCGGTTACGGAAAAAACAGAATATGTAAACAGTCAGCAGGAAGATATCAGGTGGTTGGGTTTTAACTGGAAAAATGAATTATATGCCTCAGATTATTTTGATGCCTTATATAGTTTTGCCGTTAAACTGATCGAAAAAGGTTTGGCTTACGTTGATGAGAGTTCTGCAGATGAAATTGCAGCCTTAAAAGGTACGCCAACTGAACCAGGACAGGATAGTCCATATCGTAACCGCAGCATTGAAGAAAATTTAGACCTTTTTACGAAAATGAAAAATGGCGAATTTCCTGATGGTGCTTATATTTTGCGGGCTAAAATCGATATGGCCAGCCCAAATATGTTAATGCGCGATCCGATTATCTACCGTATCAAACATGCCGAACATCACCGTACAGGCAACAAATGGTGCATTTACCCAATGTACGATTTTGCCCATGGACAAAGTGATAGCATCGAAAACATCACGCACTCTATCTGTACATTAGAATATGTTTCACACCGTGAACTGTACGATTGGTTTATCGAAAAATTAGATATTTTCCCTTCAAAACAATATGAATTTGCCCGTTTAAATCTTACCAGCACGGTAATGAGTAAACGCAAGCTTCTTCAACTGGTTAACGAAAACTTAGTAAATGGATGGGATGATCCGCGCATGCCTACCATTAGCGGTTTGCGTAGAAGAGGCTTTACAGCAAAGAGCATCCGCGAGTTTTGCGAACGTATTGGCATTGCCAAACGCGAAAACTTAATTGAGCTAAGTTTATTGGAATTTTGTATCCGTGAAGATTTAAATAAAACGGCTAACCGGGTAATGGCGGTTTTAGATCCGATTAAATTGGTGATTACGAATTACGAAAAAGGAACTGAAGATTTAATCGGCGAAAACAATCCTGAGGCTGAAGATGGTGGTGGCACACGTGTAATCCCTTTCAGCAATGAACTTTGGATAGAACGCGAAGATTTTATGGAAGTACCGGCAAAAAAATGGTTCCGCCTGGCTCCTGGTGCAATGGTACGCTTAAAATTCGCCTATATTGTTAAGTGCGAAGATTTTGTGAAAGATGAAAACGGAAACGTTACTGAAATCCGTTGTACTTATATTCCGGAATCGAAAAGCGGAAACGATACCAGCGGTGTAAATGTTAAAGGAACCATACATTGGGTAAGTGCTCCACATGCCAAAACTGCCGAAATTCGTTTGTACGACCGTTTATTTACCTCAGAAACACCAGATGCTGAAGAAGGAGATTTTAAAGATTATTTAAACCCTGAAAGTTTAACGGTATTGCCTAATGTTTATATCGAGCCGGCATTAGCTGATGCAGATTTAGATGGCCGTTACCAGTTTATTCGTAAAGGTTATTTCTGTTTAGATAAAGATTCTACTGCAGATAAATTGGTTTTCAATAGAACAGTAACTCTAAAAGATACATTTAAGAAGCCAAACTAG
- a CDS encoding cobalamin B12-binding domain-containing protein — protein MSKVLNRPIRVLVAKVGLDGHDRGAKVIATSLRDAGMEVIYTGLRQTPEMVVNTALQEDVDAIGISILSGAHMTVFPKIIHFMKEKQLDDVLLTGGGIIPEADRLKLAGMGVGELFPPGTTMASIVEYIQNWVTENRNF, from the coding sequence ATGAGCAAAGTATTAAATCGGCCTATCCGCGTTTTAGTAGCTAAAGTTGGATTGGATGGCCATGACAGAGGGGCCAAAGTAATCGCAACATCCTTAAGAGATGCCGGCATGGAAGTAATTTATACCGGCCTGCGCCAAACACCAGAAATGGTGGTGAATACAGCGCTTCAGGAGGATGTTGATGCCATCGGGATTTCTATCCTATCTGGAGCACATATGACGGTTTTTCCAAAGATTATTCATTTTATGAAAGAAAAACAGTTAGATGATGTGTTGTTAACCGGCGGAGGAATTATTCCTGAAGCAGATCGGTTGAAACTGGCAGGTATGGGTGTTGGAGAGCTATTTCCCCCAGGTACAACAATGGCCAGTATTGTAGAATATATTCAGAATTGGGTTACAGAAAACAGAAATTTTTAA
- a CDS encoding enoyl-CoA hydratase/isomerase family protein codes for MAYQNLISEIKENILYITINRERALNALNKETLAELADVIAYAGKTDQVRGIILTGAGDKAFVAGADIKEFSDYSGKQGEELAKLGHDQVFNAIENSPKPFIAAINGFALGGGLELAMACHMRIASDQAKLGLPEVTLGLIPGYGGTQRLTQLVGKGKAIEMITTANMITASVAEKIGLVNYVVSQADLISKAEEILNAIKQRAPLAVSAAIKAVVAAVNNNNGYATEIEEFGKCFETADFKEGVTAFVEKRKANFSGK; via the coding sequence ATGGCATACCAGAATTTAATCTCAGAAATAAAAGAAAACATTTTATACATTACTATCAATCGCGAAAGGGCGTTAAATGCCTTAAATAAAGAAACTTTAGCTGAACTGGCAGATGTAATTGCTTACGCAGGTAAAACCGACCAGGTAAGAGGCATTATTTTAACCGGAGCAGGTGATAAGGCTTTTGTTGCAGGAGCTGATATTAAAGAGTTTTCTGATTATAGTGGTAAGCAGGGAGAAGAGTTAGCAAAACTTGGTCACGATCAGGTTTTTAATGCCATTGAAAATTCTCCAAAACCATTTATTGCAGCCATTAATGGATTTGCTTTAGGTGGAGGATTGGAGTTGGCAATGGCCTGCCACATGCGCATCGCATCAGATCAAGCAAAACTAGGGCTGCCGGAAGTTACTTTAGGGTTAATTCCTGGTTATGGAGGTACCCAGCGCCTCACCCAATTGGTTGGAAAAGGCAAAGCAATAGAAATGATTACAACCGCAAATATGATTACTGCTTCAGTGGCAGAAAAAATAGGCCTTGTAAATTATGTTGTTTCACAGGCTGATCTGATTAGCAAGGCTGAAGAAATACTAAATGCGATTAAGCAACGCGCACCGCTGGCCGTTTCGGCTGCAATAAAGGCTGTTGTTGCAGCTGTAAATAACAACAATGGCTACGCTACGGAAATTGAAGAATTTGGTAAATGTTTCGAAACAGCTGATTTTAAGGAAGGTGTAACGGCATTTGTTGAAAAGAGAAAAGCAAATTTTTCCGGAAAGTAG
- a CDS encoding sigma-54 dependent transcriptional regulator — translation MKKILIVDDEISLGLLLSKFLTKKGFHVSNVTTGKKALQALEKERFDLVLCDYRLDDTDGKEILIHIKENYPNSGVIIITGYSDIKLAVELIKLGAYDYIVKPLYPDEILNTINKALEAQGILKSPKNFEGINGNVISDALNCPEYINGESNASALLLKQIQLIAKTVYTIILTGKSGTGKECVAKTIHLNSSRSEKPFIAMDCGSLSKDLAASEFFGHEKGAFTGAAFTKIGHFEQANGGTLFLDEIGNLSYGIQATLLRAVQERKIKRIGSTKEIELDVRLIVATNENLKEAILKGAFREDLYHRFNEFSIHVPSLKHRDNDVLIFARHFLATVNKELNKNIKGFSDEVKKCLLAYNWPGNVRELKNVIRRIALLTEGDWIETHVLPLELERMDCAKTQHEKKVSFLPPTLNHDQALNLRNAAKEAEYFAILEVLKAVNFNKTKAAKILNIDRKTLYNKIRIIEIGDGQ, via the coding sequence ATGAAAAAGATACTCATTGTTGACGATGAAATTAGCCTCGGCTTATTGCTTTCCAAATTTTTAACTAAAAAAGGATTTCATGTTTCGAATGTAACAACAGGTAAAAAGGCTTTACAAGCCCTTGAAAAAGAGCGTTTCGATTTGGTATTGTGCGATTATCGATTGGATGATACAGATGGAAAAGAGATTTTAATCCACATTAAGGAGAACTATCCCAATTCGGGCGTGATTATTATTACTGGTTACTCGGATATTAAACTTGCCGTAGAATTGATAAAACTTGGGGCTTATGATTATATTGTGAAGCCGCTCTATCCGGATGAAATTTTAAATACTATAAATAAAGCACTGGAAGCCCAGGGAATACTAAAATCACCTAAAAATTTTGAAGGTATTAATGGTAATGTCATTTCCGATGCGTTAAATTGCCCGGAGTATATAAATGGGGAGAGCAATGCCTCAGCTTTATTGCTGAAACAAATCCAACTCATCGCGAAAACAGTTTATACCATTATTTTAACAGGAAAAAGTGGGACAGGGAAAGAATGCGTTGCTAAAACCATTCACTTAAATAGTTCGCGTAGCGAAAAACCTTTCATTGCTATGGATTGCGGTTCTTTAAGCAAAGATTTAGCTGCCAGTGAATTTTTTGGGCACGAGAAAGGAGCATTTACAGGAGCCGCTTTTACTAAAATTGGTCACTTTGAGCAGGCTAACGGTGGTACATTATTTCTTGATGAGATCGGTAATCTTTCTTATGGGATTCAGGCAACTTTACTCAGAGCAGTTCAGGAGCGGAAAATAAAGCGGATTGGAAGTACAAAGGAGATTGAGTTGGATGTGCGGCTTATTGTAGCTACAAATGAGAATTTAAAAGAAGCGATTTTAAAGGGTGCATTCAGGGAAGATTTATACCACCGCTTTAATGAATTTTCTATACATGTACCATCACTAAAACACCGGGATAATGATGTCCTTATTTTTGCCAGGCACTTTTTGGCCACAGTAAATAAAGAACTGAACAAGAATATTAAAGGCTTTTCTGATGAGGTGAAGAAGTGTTTACTAGCATACAATTGGCCAGGTAATGTACGCGAGCTGAAGAATGTAATTAGGCGTATTGCTTTATTAACTGAAGGTGATTGGATAGAAACTCACGTTTTACCGCTGGAGCTTGAAAGGATGGATTGTGCTAAAACACAGCATGAAAAAAAAGTATCTTTTTTGCCGCCAACATTAAATCATGATCAAGCCCTTAATTTGCGAAATGCTGCCAAAGAAGCAGAATATTTTGCTATTTTAGAGGTGCTGAAAGCGGTTAATTTTAATAAAACCAAAGCGGCAAAAATTTTAAATATCGACAGAAAAACATTATACAATAAAATCAGAATTATTGAGATTGGTGATGGACAATAA
- a CDS encoding AI-2E family transporter, which yields MSVFSYKQRNNINLVIIIALGVLIAYSLQSIFSAILSTLVLYTIMRPAYIHLAETKGWNRRVTAIFLITISIILIVMPFYALSSMVISKISELRNNEVFFKNLLVKLQHLIPVKINQDVIQDGLNRLGNWATQLFPSLISSAVNIVLSLLVMYFLLYFMLIERERFEFSLIKYAPFREQNALRFGDEMRNTTYANVLGQGLICLVQGSLVSVSFYVLGYKDPVFWGVITTFISFVPVLGPPVVFVPAAILQIANGNNFAGWAMLIFGFVVIINIDNVLRFIIAKKVGNIHPIITVIGVIIGIPLFGILGLVFGPLLLSYFILLVKIYETSTLASERLERIKTNDEHSEL from the coding sequence ATGTCAGTATTCTCTTATAAACAACGCAATAACATCAACCTGGTTATTATTATTGCGCTTGGGGTGTTAATTGCATATTCCTTGCAAAGTATTTTTAGTGCCATTTTAAGTACTTTGGTGCTTTATACAATAATGCGGCCAGCCTATATCCATCTGGCCGAAACTAAGGGCTGGAACAGAAGAGTAACAGCTATTTTTCTCATCACCATATCTATCATACTTATTGTAATGCCTTTTTATGCATTAAGCAGCATGGTGATTAGCAAAATTTCGGAATTGAGGAACAATGAGGTTTTTTTTAAGAATCTACTGGTTAAATTACAGCACCTCATTCCGGTTAAAATTAACCAGGATGTTATTCAAGATGGATTAAACCGTTTGGGAAATTGGGCTACTCAGCTTTTTCCGTCTTTAATATCTAGTGCAGTAAATATTGTATTAAGCTTACTGGTGATGTACTTTTTACTCTACTTTATGTTAATAGAGCGAGAAAGATTCGAGTTTTCATTGATCAAATATGCGCCATTCAGGGAGCAGAATGCCCTTCGTTTTGGCGATGAAATGAGAAATACAACTTATGCAAATGTATTAGGGCAAGGTTTGATCTGCCTCGTTCAGGGTTCGCTTGTGAGCGTCTCTTTTTATGTTTTGGGCTATAAAGACCCGGTATTTTGGGGCGTAATTACAACATTTATTTCTTTTGTACCCGTTTTAGGTCCTCCTGTTGTCTTTGTACCCGCTGCAATACTGCAGATTGCAAACGGAAATAATTTTGCTGGCTGGGCCATGCTAATTTTTGGTTTTGTTGTCATTATCAATATCGATAATGTGCTAAGGTTTATTATTGCAAAAAAAGTTGGAAATATTCACCCAATAATTACAGTAATTGGCGTAATTATTGGTATCCCTTTATTCGGAATATTGGGACTTGTATTTGGTCCGCTGCTGTTATCTTATTTTATATTGCTTGTTAAGATTTACGAAACCAGTACGCTTGCATCAGAAAGATTGGAAAGAATTAAAACAAATGATGAGCATAGTGAGTTATAA
- a CDS encoding YtxH domain-containing protein yields MNDNSKVVVALLAGLAAGAALGILFAPDKGDETRDKLSQSLKDLGDSIKDKAADEINNLASLKEKVVSSIKTKLRSVEEEYSDDVEHA; encoded by the coding sequence ATGAATGATAACTCAAAAGTTGTAGTTGCGCTTTTAGCAGGATTAGCTGCCGGTGCAGCCCTAGGAATTTTATTCGCACCGGATAAAGGTGATGAAACCCGCGATAAACTAAGCCAATCTTTAAAAGATCTTGGCGATTCTATCAAAGACAAAGCTGCAGACGAGATTAATAATCTGGCCAGCCTGAAAGAAAAAGTAGTAAGCTCGATTAAAACCAAATTGAGAAGCGTAGAAGAAGAATATAGCGACGACGTAGAGCACGCTTAA
- a CDS encoding phage holin family protein, translated as MQENKDKSIEDLVDDAKGFLEARVEYTRLYLVEKVSKVFADLVTSTAVIVCFILAFLFGSVTLALYLSDLLGSYAGGFGCVSLFYILLAIIVYLTKDKYIEKAIINVAIRKYFDKLADKEEDEKL; from the coding sequence ATGCAGGAGAATAAAGATAAAAGTATTGAAGATCTTGTAGACGATGCCAAGGGGTTTTTAGAAGCCAGGGTTGAATATACCAGACTTTATCTGGTAGAAAAAGTTTCTAAAGTATTTGCCGACCTGGTAACCAGTACTGCTGTTATTGTTTGCTTCATTTTAGCCTTCTTATTTGGCTCTGTAACTTTGGCGTTGTATTTATCAGACCTTTTAGGCAGTTATGCAGGAGGCTTTGGCTGTGTTTCCTTGTTTTATATTTTACTGGCTATAATTGTTTATTTAACCAAAGACAAATACATTGAAAAAGCAATTATCAATGTAGCAATTAGAAAATACTTTGACAAACTTGCAGATAAGGAGGAAGATGAGAAGCTATAA
- the aspS gene encoding aspartate--tRNA ligase, translated as MLRTVTCGALNLNNLGESVTLCGWVQKSRDLGGMTFIDIRDRYGITQLVFNMDDNKVLCETARTLGREFVIKAVGTVVERSNKNPKMATGDVEIKVSALEILNAAKLPPFMIDDETDGGDELRMKYRYLDLRRNPVRNNLVLRHKMAQSVRRYLDALDFIEVETPVLIKSTPEGARDFVVPSRMNEGEFYALPQSPQTFKQLLMVSGFDRYFQIVKCFRDEDLRADRQPEFTQIDCEMSFIEQEDILNTFEGLIRTLFKEVRNYDLPEVPRMQYADAMRLYGSDKPDTRFAMQFVELNHLVKGKGFPVFDNAELVVGINAKGAAGYTRKQLDELTDFIKRPQIGATGLIYARHNDDGTIKSSVDKFFSEEDLKQWSEAFSTEKGDLLLILAGSTDKVRKQLNELRLEMGNRLGLRDKNTFSALWVLDFPLLEWDEETERYHAMHHPFTSPKPEDIALLDTDPKNVRANAYDMVINGTEVGGGSIRIHDRALQALMFKHLGFSAEEAQKQFGFLMDAFEFGAPPHGGIAFGFDRLTSIFAGLDSIRDVIAFPKNNSGRDVMIDSPSTIDEKQLKELKIKTDL; from the coding sequence ATGTTAAGAACAGTAACTTGTGGTGCATTAAACCTAAATAACTTAGGCGAAAGTGTTACGTTATGTGGTTGGGTACAAAAATCAAGAGATTTGGGCGGTATGACTTTTATCGACATCCGCGATCGTTATGGTATTACCCAGTTGGTTTTTAACATGGATGATAATAAAGTGCTTTGCGAAACTGCACGTACTTTGGGCCGGGAGTTTGTAATCAAAGCGGTTGGTACGGTTGTAGAAAGAAGCAACAAAAATCCTAAAATGGCAACCGGTGATGTAGAGATTAAAGTTTCTGCTTTGGAGATTTTAAATGCAGCAAAATTACCTCCGTTTATGATCGATGATGAAACAGATGGAGGCGATGAGTTGCGTATGAAATATCGCTATCTGGATTTACGCCGTAACCCGGTTCGTAATAACCTGGTTTTACGTCATAAAATGGCACAATCGGTTCGCCGTTATTTAGATGCTTTAGATTTTATTGAAGTAGAAACACCTGTTTTAATTAAATCTACACCAGAAGGTGCCAGAGATTTCGTTGTACCTAGCCGCATGAACGAAGGTGAGTTTTATGCTTTGCCTCAATCGCCGCAAACCTTTAAACAATTGTTAATGGTTTCGGGCTTCGACCGTTATTTCCAGATTGTAAAATGTTTCAGAGATGAAGATTTAAGGGCCGACCGTCAGCCGGAGTTTACCCAGATTGATTGTGAAATGTCGTTCATCGAACAGGAAGATATATTAAATACTTTTGAAGGTTTGATCCGTACTTTATTTAAAGAAGTACGCAATTACGATTTACCAGAAGTACCACGTATGCAATATGCAGATGCCATGCGTTTATATGGTTCTGATAAGCCTGATACCCGTTTTGCCATGCAGTTTGTAGAACTTAACCACTTGGTAAAAGGTAAAGGCTTTCCGGTTTTCGATAATGCAGAATTGGTAGTGGGTATCAATGCAAAAGGTGCTGCAGGTTATACCCGTAAACAATTAGATGAATTAACCGATTTTATTAAACGCCCGCAGATTGGTGCTACAGGTTTAATTTATGCCCGTCATAATGATGACGGAACCATTAAATCATCAGTAGATAAATTCTTTAGCGAAGAAGATCTTAAACAATGGAGCGAGGCCTTTAGCACAGAAAAAGGCGATTTATTACTGATCTTAGCAGGCTCTACCGATAAAGTGCGTAAACAGTTAAACGAGCTTCGTTTAGAAATGGGTAACCGTTTAGGTTTACGTGATAAAAATACATTCTCTGCCCTTTGGGTATTGGATTTTCCACTTTTAGAATGGGATGAAGAAACAGAGCGTTACCATGCTATGCACCACCCGTTCACTTCGCCAAAACCTGAAGATATTGCCTTATTAGATACCGACCCTAAAAACGTACGTGCCAACGCTTACGATATGGTAATTAACGGTACTGAAGTTGGCGGCGGATCGATCCGTATTCATGATAGGGCATTGCAGGCTTTAATGTTTAAACATTTAGGCTTCAGTGCAGAAGAAGCACAAAAACAATTTGGTTTCTTAATGGATGCTTTCGAATTTGGTGCACCTCCACATGGTGGTATTGCATTTGGCTTCGACCGTTTGACTTCAATTTTTGCTGGTTTGGATTCTATCCGCGATGTGATTGCTTTCCCTAAAAACAACTCAGGAAGAGATGTGATGATCGATAGTCCGAGCACTATTGATGAGAAACAATTAAAAGAATTGAAGATTAAGACTGATTTGTAG